A stretch of Gemmatimonadota bacterium DNA encodes these proteins:
- a CDS encoding RES family NAD+ phosphorylase: MCYLAFESHIAFAETMLRDLSLDTVNEDDLNVRSLALVEVRAALRLVEMNSEHLRPLGADASVVQGRYGVTWEWSAALHAHRERPDGIRYRARHDDPGFSVALFERARRKMRRTDSTPLSDPSLAAEIARWLDRYNVGLTT, from the coding sequence GTGTGCTACCTCGCGTTCGAGAGCCACATTGCCTTCGCCGAGACGATGCTCCGCGACCTGAGCCTGGACACCGTTAATGAGGACGACCTGAACGTCCGATCGCTGGCCCTCGTCGAGGTGCGCGCGGCGCTCCGGCTGGTCGAGATGAACAGCGAGCACTTACGGCCGCTCGGCGCCGATGCGTCGGTAGTTCAGGGCCGCTACGGCGTTACATGGGAGTGGTCCGCCGCGCTGCATGCGCATCGCGAAAGGCCAGACGGCATCCGGTATCGTGCCCGTCATGACGATCCCGGTTTTTCTGTGGCCCTGTTCGAGCGCGCAAGGCGCAAGATGCGCCGCACCGATTCGACCCCACTCAGCGATCCTTCTCTTGCCGCCGAAATTGCCCGGTGGCTTGACAGGTACAACGTCGGCTTGACGACCTGA